One Kangiella geojedonensis DNA segment encodes these proteins:
- a CDS encoding toxin-antitoxin system YwqK family antitoxin, translating into MKSIYTLITVFVLSYLMSFSSIAAAPKAFDYTQVKPEHYAKLEHKSQFTDKQGDTYKIHNTNYSKGLYIQITENGRSKWKKHGRFYSISSSSGKTTGFVTYHYGTKEGPAESYNSKGQVKFKKLFKDGVLEGPWQQFTDKGKLFEECVYVAGKKHGQQITYHSNGQPQFTSTYVEGKREGETLQYNDKGKVVSKKIYKNGKQIGKTQWFH; encoded by the coding sequence ATGAAATCTATTTATACGCTAATCACTGTCTTTGTTTTATCCTATTTAATGAGTTTTTCAAGCATCGCAGCAGCTCCAAAGGCCTTTGACTATACACAGGTTAAGCCTGAGCATTACGCTAAACTTGAGCATAAGTCTCAGTTTACCGACAAACAGGGCGATACTTATAAAATTCACAACACTAATTACAGCAAAGGTCTCTACATCCAAATTACTGAAAACGGACGTAGCAAATGGAAAAAACATGGCCGATTTTATTCAATATCATCAAGTAGTGGAAAAACAACAGGCTTTGTAACCTATCATTACGGTACTAAAGAGGGTCCAGCAGAATCCTACAATAGTAAAGGACAAGTAAAATTCAAAAAACTTTTTAAGGACGGAGTGCTTGAAGGTCCATGGCAACAATTCACCGACAAAGGGAAGCTTTTCGAGGAATGTGTCTATGTCGCCGGGAAAAAACATGGTCAGCAGATAACCTATCACTCAAATGGACAGCCACAATTCACATCAACTTATGTTGAAGGTAAAAGAGAAGGAGAAACCCTCCAATATAATGACAAGGGTAAAGTGGTCTCTAAAAAAATCTACAAAAACGGCAAGCAGATAGGAAAAACCCAATGGTTCCATTAG
- a CDS encoding RNA polymerase sigma factor, with translation MKKKQKQLIAELANQYGRQVFATAYRIVGDSHHAEDITQDIYMKLFKKTPKAFDKVNNWAAYLTTMATSASLDLLRKKHRLSEQSITDDGAETVVSIHSNPEPTPEKQFALTQDIQQLRDALTKVTEQEAKVFVLRFVEELSYDDIAQHLALTSGNVGIILNRTRQKLARLLSHSQNTGEKYEARS, from the coding sequence TTGAAGAAGAAACAGAAGCAGCTTATTGCTGAACTAGCAAATCAATATGGACGACAGGTGTTCGCTACAGCTTATCGCATAGTAGGGGATAGTCATCATGCTGAAGATATCACTCAAGATATTTACATGAAGCTATTTAAAAAGACACCTAAGGCGTTCGACAAAGTGAATAATTGGGCTGCCTATCTGACGACTATGGCAACTTCTGCCAGCCTTGATTTATTAAGAAAGAAACACCGTTTGTCGGAGCAAAGTATTACTGATGATGGTGCTGAAACGGTTGTATCTATCCATAGCAACCCAGAGCCAACGCCTGAAAAGCAGTTTGCTTTAACGCAGGATATTCAGCAACTTCGAGATGCTCTGACAAAGGTCACGGAACAAGAGGCAAAGGTTTTTGTTTTACGTTTTGTGGAGGAGTTGTCTTACGACGATATTGCACAACACCTAGCATTAACGTCCGGTAACGTCGGCATCATTCTTAATAGAACTCGGCAAAAATTGGCCCGCTTACTTAGTCACAGTCAGAATACAGGAGAGAAGTATGAAGCACGCAGCTGA
- a CDS encoding glutathione S-transferase family protein gives MPLSQSTDCNTIFYTNPQSRGQIARWMLEEVGADYRQEILEYGAGMKSQEFLKINPMGKVPTIVHGGKVITECAAICAYLADAFPEKGLAPSLDNRADYYRWLFFSAGPLEAAIVNRSLGVEVKADQERMVGYGNYELVLDTLSQQLLDSPYVAGEHFTAADVYVGSHVLWGLHFGSMDMRPGFEEYAARVSERQAYKAAKLIDEELIAEREK, from the coding sequence ATGCCGTTATCTCAGTCCACTGATTGCAACACTATTTTTTACACCAACCCACAGTCACGAGGTCAAATTGCTCGTTGGATGTTGGAAGAAGTTGGCGCAGACTATCGTCAGGAAATACTGGAGTATGGCGCTGGGATGAAATCCCAAGAGTTCCTCAAAATCAATCCCATGGGAAAGGTTCCGACCATTGTCCATGGCGGTAAAGTCATTACTGAGTGTGCAGCGATTTGTGCTTACCTCGCTGATGCTTTTCCTGAAAAAGGTCTAGCGCCGAGTCTTGATAATCGCGCAGATTATTACCGCTGGCTGTTTTTTAGTGCGGGGCCACTCGAAGCGGCTATCGTCAACCGTTCCCTAGGAGTCGAGGTTAAAGCTGATCAGGAAAGAATGGTGGGTTACGGTAATTACGAGTTGGTTCTAGATACTTTGTCACAGCAATTGTTAGATTCGCCCTATGTTGCTGGCGAACATTTCACTGCAGCTGACGTCTATGTGGGTTCGCACGTTTTATGGGGCTTGCATTTTGGCAGTATGGACATGCGGCCTGGTTTTGAAGAATATGCCGCGCGTGTTTCTGAGCGACAAGCGTATAAAGCCGCTAAACTGATAGATGAAGAATTGATAGCTGAAAGAGAAAAGTAG
- the map gene encoding type I methionyl aminopeptidase, protein MGIQIKTPEEIEKMRIAGRLAAEVLEMIGEHVKKGVTTEELDQICHDHIVHKQGGYPATLNYGGSVYPVTLDSDGKATQPVATDGGFPKSICTSVNDVVCHGIPNKKPLRNGDIFNLDVTVIKDGYHGDTSKMFVVGEPTPQAKKLIKTTQDSLYLAIDMVKPGVRLGDIGYAIQKYAEGKGYSIVKEYCGHGIGAKFHEEPQVTHYGRPGTGVELQEGMTFTIEPMVNFGKRHVKHNKKDGWTVLTKDRSLSAQWEHTLLVTSTGVEVLTRREEEPF, encoded by the coding sequence ATGGGTATTCAGATAAAGACTCCTGAAGAAATTGAAAAAATGCGCATTGCAGGTCGTTTGGCAGCGGAAGTTCTGGAAATGATTGGTGAACACGTCAAAAAAGGCGTCACCACAGAAGAGCTGGACCAAATCTGCCATGACCATATAGTTCATAAACAAGGCGGTTACCCTGCGACCTTAAACTATGGTGGCTCAGTCTATCCCGTCACATTAGACAGCGACGGTAAAGCCACTCAACCTGTGGCAACTGATGGCGGTTTTCCAAAGTCTATTTGCACTTCCGTAAACGACGTGGTGTGTCACGGTATTCCTAATAAAAAACCATTGCGTAACGGTGATATCTTTAACCTAGATGTCACTGTCATTAAAGATGGTTATCACGGTGATACCAGTAAAATGTTCGTGGTTGGTGAACCGACTCCGCAGGCAAAAAAGTTGATTAAGACGACGCAAGACAGTTTATACTTAGCCATAGATATGGTTAAGCCAGGTGTTAGGTTGGGTGATATCGGTTATGCCATCCAAAAATATGCTGAAGGTAAAGGATACTCTATCGTTAAAGAATATTGCGGACATGGTATCGGCGCCAAGTTTCATGAAGAGCCTCAAGTCACTCACTATGGTCGTCCAGGTACTGGTGTCGAGTTGCAAGAAGGCATGACCTTTACTATTGAACCCATGGTGAACTTTGGCAAACGTCACGTTAAGCACAACAAAAAAGATGGCTGGACCGTACTCACTAAAGACCGCTCGCTATCAGCACAGTGGGAACACACGCTGCTAGTGACTTCTACTGGCGTTGAAGTTCTGACCCGTCGCGAAGAAGAACCTTTCTAG
- a CDS encoding VOC family protein, translated as MPQPFHLAIPIHDLDKARQFYGELLGFDEGRSSDHWIDYDCYGHQLVVHLDESMKAKTANTSKVDGHGVPIPHFGVVLDMQQWRQLAEHLTKHRVEFVIEPYIRFEGKPGEQATMFFNDPSGNALEFKGFNNMNDLFKK; from the coding sequence ATGCCACAACCATTCCATCTAGCTATCCCCATCCATGACTTAGACAAAGCTCGTCAATTTTACGGGGAGCTACTCGGTTTTGACGAAGGTCGTTCTAGTGATCATTGGATTGATTATGATTGCTACGGGCATCAGCTCGTGGTTCATTTGGACGAATCAATGAAAGCTAAAACTGCCAACACCTCTAAAGTAGATGGTCATGGCGTGCCGATTCCACACTTTGGGGTTGTGTTAGATATGCAGCAGTGGCGCCAGTTGGCAGAGCACCTGACCAAACATCGAGTGGAGTTTGTGATAGAACCTTACATCCGTTTTGAAGGAAAACCAGGTGAGCAAGCCACGATGTTCTTTAATGACCCTTCAGGAAATGCCCTTGAGTTTAAAGGATTCAATAACATGAATGATTTATTCAAGAAATAA
- a CDS encoding DUF3565 domain-containing protein — MKQSIKDYHKDEHDDWVAELACGHFQHVRHKPPFFNRPWVVTQAGRESMLGEELNCKKCDEGAPRDTK; from the coding sequence ATGAAGCAATCAATAAAGGACTACCACAAAGATGAACATGATGACTGGGTGGCTGAGTTGGCCTGTGGTCACTTCCAGCATGTCCGTCATAAGCCCCCTTTCTTCAATCGACCTTGGGTCGTTACGCAAGCAGGCCGAGAGTCTATGCTTGGCGAAGAGCTTAACTGCAAAAAATGTGACGAAGGCGCGCCCAGAGACACTAAGTAA
- a CDS encoding zinc ribbon domain-containing protein YjdM, with protein MSTLPNCPQCDSTYTYEDQAMFVCPECGHEWSKDAPEQSESSIKDANGNPLEDGDTVTVIKDLKIKGSSQVVKVGTKVKNIRLVEGDHDIDCKIPGIGAMKLKSEFVKKV; from the coding sequence ATGAGCACACTACCTAACTGTCCGCAATGCGACTCAACTTATACCTACGAAGATCAGGCTATGTTCGTGTGTCCTGAGTGTGGCCACGAATGGTCTAAAGACGCGCCTGAGCAGAGTGAGTCGTCAATAAAAGACGCTAACGGTAATCCACTCGAAGACGGAGACACGGTGACTGTGATTAAAGATCTAAAAATCAAGGGTTCGTCACAAGTGGTTAAAGTTGGCACCAAGGTTAAAAATATTCGGTTAGTTGAAGGCGATCATGATATCGACTGCAAAATCCCTGGTATCGGCGCCATGAAACTGAAGTCTGAGTTTGTAAAAAAAGTATAG
- a CDS encoding MliC family protein, translating into MRHVATYIAIASLTLAIVSCGDSNNNSTNHTANIEANEKGTEQETLSPSFDCSADSNARIESMICQQPELAQLDNQLNKVYQQALNKAGNTSTELKATQRGWLKGRNDCWKNNNKRQCIKKSYQRRIAELQARYRLVDSDGPLRFICDNNPKNEFIVTFFNTEPRTLIAERGDQVSLMYNVVSGSGAKYQGQNEIFWEHQGEVRITWGYQAPELTCQKSSFTH; encoded by the coding sequence ATGCGCCATGTGGCTACTTATATAGCTATTGCTAGCTTGACCTTAGCGATAGTGTCATGTGGTGACTCTAACAATAATTCCACTAACCATACTGCCAACATTGAGGCCAATGAAAAGGGTACTGAACAAGAGACTTTATCCCCATCGTTTGATTGTTCAGCAGACTCAAACGCTCGTATCGAGTCCATGATTTGCCAACAGCCAGAGCTCGCTCAGCTTGATAATCAGCTCAACAAAGTCTATCAACAAGCATTAAACAAGGCAGGTAACACCTCGACGGAGTTAAAGGCAACGCAACGGGGCTGGCTTAAAGGTCGTAACGACTGCTGGAAAAATAACAATAAACGGCAGTGCATTAAGAAAAGCTATCAACGACGCATCGCCGAACTTCAAGCACGCTACCGCTTAGTCGACTCGGACGGCCCGCTACGATTTATTTGTGACAACAATCCCAAAAATGAATTTATCGTCACTTTTTTCAACACGGAGCCTAGAACTCTCATCGCAGAGCGAGGCGACCAAGTATCCTTGATGTATAACGTTGTTAGCGGCAGCGGCGCTAAATACCAAGGACAAAACGAAATCTTTTGGGAACACCAAGGCGAAGTCCGCATCACATGGGGTTATCAAGCACCAGAGCTTACCTGCCAAAAGTCTAGTTTTACTCATTAA
- a CDS encoding YdeI/OmpD-associated family protein, which translates to MPSKNISEGVVHRLPNDLRKTLLADENTLELWENITPLARNEWICWVEDAKREDTRLKRINRVSSDLKAGKRRPCCWPGCPHRKK; encoded by the coding sequence ATGCCTAGTAAAAACATTTCTGAAGGCGTGGTTCACCGCCTACCAAATGACTTGCGTAAGACGCTTTTAGCTGATGAAAACACTTTAGAACTCTGGGAAAATATCACACCTTTAGCCCGTAACGAGTGGATTTGCTGGGTAGAAGATGCCAAAAGAGAAGATACTCGCCTGAAGCGCATTAACAGAGTCAGCTCTGACCTTAAAGCTGGCAAGCGCAGACCATGCTGCTGGCCTGGCTGCCCTCATCGTAAAAAGTAA
- a CDS encoding CC0125/CC1285 family lipoprotein, whose protein sequence is MKALYLVCISACLVLAGCASTTAYAPAESAEDYGYYSTKLGEDRYRISFNGNTSTSQNTVKDYALLRAAELTLQEGGTWFQVVDRGSDKKTRHTPRTEVRRTDVIERDCGLLGCETRRRPAYITTIGVESGTERSKYSSSLEILIGSGEMPSDDGRYYDAKDIASTLRSAM, encoded by the coding sequence ATGAAAGCATTATATTTAGTTTGTATCTCAGCTTGCTTAGTACTTGCCGGTTGTGCCAGCACTACTGCTTACGCACCAGCAGAATCAGCGGAAGACTATGGTTACTACAGCACTAAGCTTGGAGAAGACAGATACCGCATTAGCTTTAATGGTAATACGTCAACCAGTCAAAACACGGTTAAAGACTATGCATTGCTAAGAGCTGCAGAGTTAACCCTTCAAGAAGGTGGCACTTGGTTTCAAGTGGTAGATCGGGGCTCAGATAAAAAAACTCGTCATACTCCCCGCACAGAAGTTCGCAGAACAGATGTCATTGAGCGTGACTGTGGACTACTCGGCTGTGAAACACGCCGTCGCCCTGCTTACATAACAACCATTGGTGTCGAGTCTGGAACGGAGCGTAGCAAGTACAGCAGTTCTCTTGAGATTTTAATTGGTAGCGGTGAAATGCCGAGTGATGACGGGCGTTACTATGACGCTAAAGACATAGCATCTACCCTTCGCTCAGCGATGTAA